AAATGCTTCTCCAATCAACCGCAGGCACTTCCTGAAAACTTCCGCGGCTCTCGCGGCGGCATTCACCCTCCCGAAATGGTATCTCGACGAATGCGAGGCCCACGCGGCGACTCCCCAACCGGTCTCGCCGAACGACCAGCCCGCTTTTGCTTTGGTGGGCTGCGGCGGAATGGGACGCGGCGACGCGGTCAGCGCTTCGCGTTTCGGACGGCTGGTGGCCATGTGTGACATCGACGCGGACCGCCTTTCGGGCTTTGCGGCGAAGTATCCCGGGGTCGCGACGTTCACGGATTTCCGGAAGCTGATGGAGCGCGACGACATTCACGCCATTGTGTGCGCGACGGTAGATCACTGGCATGTGCTGGTCTCCATCGCCGCCATGCGCGCGGGCAAAGATGTCTATTGCGAGAAACCGCTCACGCTCACGATTGATGAAGGCAAAAGGCTGGTGAAAGTGGCCCGCGAAACGAAACGCATTCTCCAAACCGGCAGCCAGCAACGGAGCGACCGGAATTTTCGCCTCGCCTGCGAATTGGTCCGGAACGGGCGCATCGGAAGGCTCAAACACATCGACACATTCCTGCCGGCCGGTCTGCGCGAGGGCCCGTTCAGTCCGTCGCCCATTCCGGAAGGACTCGATTGGGATTTCTGGATGGGACCGACTCCGAAGGTCGAGTACGTCAAGCAACGTTGCCATTTCTCGTTCCGGTATTGGTACGATTACTCCGGAGGCACGATGACCGATTGGGGCGCGCATCACAACGACATCGCCCTCTGGGGAGTGGGCCTCGAACGCAGCGGGCCGACGACCATCGAAGGCAAACCGCTGATTGAGATGATCCCGGGCGGCTACACCGCGGCAAGCCAGTTTCAGGTGGAGTACACTTACGCGAACGGAGTGACCCACACCTGCCGCAGCACCACAGATGACAGTCCCACGGGCGGCCAAATCAACAAGGAGGGCCAGCATCATGGAGTGAAGTTCGAGGGCAGCGATGGCTGGATCTGGGTCACGCGGGGAAGTATCCGGGCGAGCCGGCCTGAACTGCTGGAAGAACCGTTGCCCGCGAGCGCCCAACGCCTCGACGTGAGCACCGATCACATGGGCAACTTCTTCGATTGCATCCGCTCGCGGAAACCGACGATCGCCGAGCCGGAAATCGGCCATCGCTCCGCGTCGTTGTGCCATCTGGGAGTCATCGCGACACGGTTGGGCCGCAAATTGAAATGGGATCCGGCAAAGGAAGAATTCGTCGGTGACAAGGAGGCGAACGGCTGGCTCGCGCGAGAAATGCGCAAGCCGTGGAATTACGAAGCGGTGTAATCTGCGCGCTTCACTTGTATGAACACGTCGGTAGGGCTGCGCTGCCGCGCAGCCGATTTTCAGTCGATGCGGCGGCGCAGCAGCGCCGCCCTACCGTTTGCAGAACTAAATCCAACTTCCTATGAGACACTTTAGCGCTTCCTCTTTCTCGTCGATCCTTATCCTGTCGTATTCTCTCATGTTGTGCCCGGTTCAAGCTCAGCCGAACGCCGCCAACTACGACGAAAGCAAGGTTCCCGAGTACGTTTTGCCCGATCCACTTGTCTCGCCGGATGGCAAGAAAGTCACGGCGGCGGAATGGAAGTCGGCGCGGCGCGCGGAAGTTTTGAAGTTGTTCCAGACGCACGTTTACGGACGCAGCCCCGCTCGACCGCGTGAGATGAGTTTCGAAATCACCTCCGTCGAGAAGAACGCGTTGGGCGGAAAAGCGACTCGCAAGGAAGTTTCTGTGTTCTTCACCGGCCAGCGAACCGGGCCGCAGATGAGCATTCTCATTTACCAGCCCAACAGCGCGCCAAACCCCGTGCCCGCGTTCCTCGGACTTAACTTCAACGGCAACCATGCCGTTCACACCGATCCGGGCATAGCCCTTTCGACGCGCTGGATGCGTTCCAGCAAGGAGGGAGGAATTGCGAACAATCGCGCCACGGAAGCGTCGCGCGGCAGCGAGGCTAGCCGTTGGGCTGTGGAGAAAATCCTGGCGCACGGATATGCTCTCGCGACGATTTATTATGGCGACATCGAACCAGACCATGCGGAGGGTTGGAAAACTGGAGTGCGCGCCGTGTTTCGGCCAGAGGGCAGGCTGGAGGGGGAGAGGGATGGAGTGAAGGGGAAGTCTGTGGGGGGATCTCAGAAGCCGGCACACGGCGGACCTGAAAGTCCGGACTCGGATGAATGGGGCGCGATTGGCGCGTGGGCGTGGGGCTTGAGCCGGGCGCTGGATTACCTGGAAACGGACAAAGACATCGATGC
The DNA window shown above is from Verrucomicrobiota bacterium and carries:
- a CDS encoding twin-arginine translocation signal domain-containing protein, whose translation is MMQNASPINRRHFLKTSAALAAAFTLPKWYLDECEAHAATPQPVSPNDQPAFALVGCGGMGRGDAVSASRFGRLVAMCDIDADRLSGFAAKYPGVATFTDFRKLMERDDIHAIVCATVDHWHVLVSIAAMRAGKDVYCEKPLTLTIDEGKRLVKVARETKRILQTGSQQRSDRNFRLACELVRNGRIGRLKHIDTFLPAGLREGPFSPSPIPEGLDWDFWMGPTPKVEYVKQRCHFSFRYWYDYSGGTMTDWGAHHNDIALWGVGLERSGPTTIEGKPLIEMIPGGYTAASQFQVEYTYANGVTHTCRSTTDDSPTGGQINKEGQHHGVKFEGSDGWIWVTRGSIRASRPELLEEPLPASAQRLDVSTDHMGNFFDCIRSRKPTIAEPEIGHRSASLCHLGVIATRLGRKLKWDPAKEEFVGDKEANGWLAREMRKPWNYEAV
- a CDS encoding acetylxylan esterase, which encodes MRHFSASSFSSILILSYSLMLCPVQAQPNAANYDESKVPEYVLPDPLVSPDGKKVTAAEWKSARRAEVLKLFQTHVYGRSPARPREMSFEITSVEKNALGGKATRKEVSVFFTGQRTGPQMSILIYQPNSAPNPVPAFLGLNFNGNHAVHTDPGIALSTRWMRSSKEGGIANNRATEASRGSEASRWAVEKILAHGYALATIYYGDIEPDHAEGWKTGVRAVFRPEGRLEGERDGVKGKSVGGSQKPAHGGPESPDSDEWGAIGAWAWGLSRALDYLETDKDIDAKRVAVMGHSRLGKTSLWAGAQDERFAIVISNDSGEGGAALARRRFGETTERINTSFPHWFCRNFKKYNGREDDLPVDQHMLIALMAPRPVYVASAQEDLWADPRGEFLSAKGAEPVYRLLGKEGLGVDEMPGMNQPVGKTIGYHIRTGKHDVTDYDWEQYLNFADGCFRK